The following proteins come from a genomic window of Natrinema saccharevitans:
- a CDS encoding phosphoribosylaminoimidazolesuccinocarboxamide synthase: MTSVKEFRIEEDATDDDLGRGSFVFTDDYSVFDWGKMPDQIPQKGASLCTMGAFNFELLESEGIPTHYRGVVERSSTDRRTSSDDDVENGDVVDLADASHPPWEMAIDLTQVPDLPHEGREYDYDSYHEAAGENYLIPLEIVFRNRVPVGSSLRTRTVPADHGLGFDEWPDEAVDLTEPIVEFSTKYEEGDRYLERSEADAIAGKAAIDDLEALAREVNRIVTEQADTAGLTHEDGKIECLYYRGEIRVADVVGTFDENRFSYEGTQLSKEVLRQYHKRTQPDWVRAVDDAKAEAKAEDVADWKSLCEEAPEPLEESVLETASELYRSGANAYTGREFFDAPPLSSAIGAVRRL, translated from the coding sequence ATGACCAGCGTCAAAGAGTTCCGCATCGAGGAGGACGCGACCGACGACGATCTCGGCCGCGGCTCGTTCGTCTTCACCGACGACTACTCGGTGTTCGACTGGGGGAAGATGCCCGACCAGATCCCCCAAAAGGGCGCGAGCCTCTGTACTATGGGCGCGTTCAACTTCGAACTGCTCGAGTCCGAGGGCATCCCCACCCACTACCGCGGTGTTGTCGAGCGTAGCTCGACAGACCGTCGGACTTCGTCCGACGACGACGTGGAAAACGGCGACGTCGTCGATCTCGCGGACGCCTCCCACCCGCCCTGGGAGATGGCCATCGACCTCACACAGGTGCCCGATCTCCCCCACGAAGGCCGCGAGTACGACTACGACAGCTACCACGAGGCGGCCGGCGAGAACTACCTGATCCCCCTCGAGATCGTCTTCCGCAACCGGGTCCCGGTCGGCTCGAGTCTGCGTACGCGAACCGTCCCCGCGGACCACGGGCTCGGGTTCGACGAGTGGCCCGACGAGGCCGTCGACCTCACGGAGCCGATCGTCGAGTTCTCCACGAAGTACGAGGAGGGCGACCGCTACCTCGAGCGGTCGGAAGCCGACGCCATCGCCGGCAAGGCGGCGATCGACGACCTCGAGGCGCTGGCCCGCGAGGTCAACCGGATCGTCACCGAGCAGGCTGACACTGCCGGATTGACCCACGAGGACGGCAAGATCGAGTGTCTCTACTACCGGGGCGAGATCCGGGTCGCCGACGTCGTCGGGACCTTCGACGAGAACCGCTTCAGCTACGAGGGGACCCAGCTCTCGAAGGAGGTGCTGCGCCAGTACCACAAGCGCACCCAGCCCGACTGGGTCCGGGCCGTCGACGACGCCAAGGCCGAGGCCAAAGCCGAGGACGTCGCCGACTGGAAATCGCTCTGCGAGGAAGCGCCCGAGCCCCTCGAGGAGTCGGTCCTCGAGACCGCGAGTGAGCTCTACCGCAGCGGTGCGAACGCCTACACCGGCCGCGAGTTCTTCGACGCGCCGCCGCTCTCGAGCGCGATCGGCGCGGTCCGGCGGCTCTGA